A DNA window from Arachis hypogaea cultivar Tifrunner chromosome 18, arahy.Tifrunner.gnm2.J5K5, whole genome shotgun sequence contains the following coding sequences:
- the LOC112772488 gene encoding fatty acid amide hydrolase: MGLFKAKGTVYKAVKDVDLGPYSTEHYLQANVKAPRMTGILIKIFIAILECPILGTLLLYILKGNNLIHDLITNVDLQESPLFVPLHDFEDRKEKEVKCIDSSSSPPEKVQLAIDCLPKSSSEEQENSFSRWTIMDYYKAYSSGNTTPSMVAEKFIAAVNESVKPPLQMGFFIDYNTDDILRQANESTLRHKAGEAISVLDGVPVAIKDEIDCLPYPTTGGTKWLHKERPCEDDACCVKRLRLCGAIIVGKTNMHELGSGTSGINPHYGPARNPYDKNKIAGGSSSGSAAVVSAGLCPVALGVDGGGSVRMPAALCGVVGLKPTFARIPHAGVLPLNWTVGMVGILASTVEDAMIVYAVISGEIPSDKPSGTPSKINLPLLSMTKSLSGIKLAKYGKWFDDCSDEVKLCCSQALLKLQNHYNWKTLDVTIPEIEVMRLAHYTTIGSECSASLGSLREKNIAEFGGDARVALSIYSSFSSLEYLNAQRIRNRQLQLHMKIFAEADVIVSPTTGVTAYSIQDDALKTGELDYINGAALVRYSIAGNFLGFPAVTVPVGYDKLGLPIGLQFIGRPYSEATLIHLAFAMQAISLYKKPGQYYDLLRR; encoded by the exons ATGGGGTTGTTCAAAGCTAAAGGAACTGTTTACAAGGCAGTGAAAGATGTGGACTTGGGTCCTTATAGCACTGAACACTATCTCCAAGCCAATGTCAAAG CGCCACGAATGACTGGGATTTTGATCAAGATTTTCATTGCTATCTTGGAATGTCCCATACTTGGGACCTTGCTATTGTACATATTGAAAGGAAACAATCTCATTCATGAT CTTATTACAAATGTGGATTTACAAGAGTCACCTCTCTTTGTTCCTTTACATGATTTTGAAG ATAGGAAAGAGAAAGAAGTGAAATGCATAGATTCAAGTTCATCTCCACCAGAGAAAGTTCAACTTGCAATTGATTGTTTGCCTAAATCTTCTtctgaagaacaagaaaattcatTCAGTAGATGGACAATAATGGATTATTACAAAGCCTATAGCTCAGGAAACACAACACCATCAATG GTTGCTGAAAAATTTATAGCTGCCGTTAATGAATCTGTGAAACCTCCACTCCAAATGGGATTCTTTATTGACTACAACACTGATGATATATTGAGACAAGCAAATGAATCAACTCTTAGGCATAAAGCAG GGGAAGCTATATCTGTGTTAGATGGAGTACCTGTTGCTATAAAAGATGAAATAGATTGTTTGCCATATCCAACAACAG GGGGAACAAAGTGGCTGCACAAAGAAAGGCCATGTGAAGACGATGCTTGCTGCGTTAAGCGTCTGAGACTATGCGGCGCAATCATTGTTGGGAAGACTAATATGCATGAACTTGGATCTGGAACTAGTGGGATTAATCCACATTATGG GCCTGCTAGGAACCCTTATGATAAGAATAAGATTGCAGGAGGTTCTTCAAGTGGTTCTGCTGCTGTGGTTTCTGCAGGATTGTGCCCTGTTGCCCTTGGGGTTGATGGTGGAG GATCTGTAAGGATGCCAGCAGCTCTTTGTGGTGTTGTTGGTTTGAAACCGACTTTTGCTCGCATACCTCATGCCGG AGTTCTACCTCTAAACTGGACAGTTGGCATGGTTGGGATACTAGCAAGCACAGTTGAGGATGCAATGATTGT TTATGCAGTTATCAGTGGTGAAATTCCATCCGATAAGCCGTCCGGTACACCA TCCAAGATAAACCTCCCACTGCTGAGCATGACAAAGTCTTTATCAGGCATAAAGTTGGCAAAATATGGAAAG TGGTTTGATGATTGCAGTGATGAAGTCAAATTATGTTGCTCCCAAGCTTTGCTCAAACTCCAGAATCATTATAATTGGAAG ACTCTAGATGTCACCATACCAGAGATAGAAGTGATGCGCCTCGCACATTACACGACGATTGGATCCGAATGCTCGGCTTCACTTGGTTCCTTGAGAGAAAA gaatattgcagaattTGGAGGGGATGCAAGGGTAGCACTAAGCATTTATAGCTCCTTCAGCAGCTTGGAGTATCTTAATGCTCAAAGGATCAG GAACCGGCAGTTgcaacttcacatgaaaatatTTGCTGAGGCTGATGTGATTGTGTCACCAACAACAGG TGTGACTGCATATTCAATTCAAGATGATGCCCTCAAGACTGGTGAACTTGATTACATCAATGGAG CTGCACTTGTTCGTTATTCCATAGCTGGAAACTTTCTTGGATTTCCAGCAGTCACTGTTCCG GTTGGATATGATAAATTGGGGTTACCTATTGGTCTTCAGTTTATTGGAAGGCCTTACTCTGAAGCAACATTGATTCACTTGGCATTTGCTATGCAG GCCATCTCCTTGTACAAAAAGCCAGGGCAATACTATGATTTGCTTAGAAGATAA
- the LOC112772489 gene encoding filament-like plant protein 3: MDRRSWLWRKKSPGETESSGSQSPHSERFSDDQVYGTQMNQSAEVMSKVEPNEEEISDVKILTERLSSALLEISTKEELVQQHAKVAEEAVSGWEKAENELSSLKKQLDDAKQNNSVLEDRVSHLDGALKECMRQLRQAREDQEKKKIHEVAPNGGESEKSEIETQLQQRLEDVEEENSTLKAELHSRLEELELRITERDLSTQAAEAASKQHLESIKKVAKLEAECRRLKAIARKTLSANDQRSMTASSIYVESLTDSTSDSGERLMAVETDMRKLGAWETNEHEPSHSDSWAIIAEVEQLKNSAGKNLMVPSTEINLMDDFLEMERLAAMPDTESGSGFIVVGHSSNRPNVEHGSMKSGVEALVQKNAELEKKLEMVESHKLELETSLIECQKQLVVSENRIKEAELKVEELQTQLDLVKKSHEEACEELKASQEKNEMAESKLKVAETEVQELISKINSLDEEIEKERALSAENLAKYEKLVEEIEKERALSAENLSKYEKLEEEIEKERALSAENLAKYEKLEEEIEKERALSAENLSKYEKLEEEIEKERAMSEKERALSMENLAKCEKLEKEILIMKYEDGLNRDAEIPHGEGVSSEIQLRQEKELALAASRFSECRKTIESLGQQLKSLATLEDFLVDSDKPMDLACEAVTPNNGVEKLKLHNNNNKNNKISDLSLAKRDSELSVSVISSQSVNNVKNLSSFGRFHPRSKSVSKRGTH; this comes from the exons ATGGACCGAAGGAGTTGGCTATGGCGAAAGAAAAGTCCCGGCGAAACAGAGAGCTCTGGATCACAATCGCCTCATTCGGAACGATTCTCTGATGATCAG GTATATGGCACACAAATGAATCAATCAGCAGAAGTCATGTCTAAGGTTGAGCCAAATGAAGAAGAAATATCTGATGTGAAGATACTAACAGAAAGATTATCTTCTGCTCTCTTAGAGATTAGTACAAAAGAAGAATTGGTACAGCAACATGCCAAAGTTGCTGAAGAAGCTGTCTCAG GGTGGGAGAAAGCAGAAAATGAATTGTCAAGTTTGAAGAAACAACTTGATGATGCAAAGCAGAATAACTCGGTTCTTGAAGACCGAGTTAGTCACCTTGATGGAGCACTCAAGGAGTGTATGAGGCAGCTTAGACAAGCTAGAGAAGatcaagagaagaagaagatccaTGAAGTTGCTCCGAACGGAGGGGAATCCGAGAAGTCTGAGATTGAGACTCAACTTCAGCAGAGGCTTGAGGATGTGGAGGAAGAAAATTCAACTCTTAAAGCCGAGCTTCATTCTCGACTCGAAGAACTAGAACTCAGAATAACTGAGAGGGATTTGAGTACACAAGCTGCTGAAGCAGCAAGCAAACAACACTTGGAGAGTATAAAGAAGGTAGCTAAGCTTGAAGCTGAGTGCCGAAGACTTAAGGCCATAGCTCGAAAAACCTTATCTGCCAATGATCAAAGGTCTATGACTGCTTCTTCAATCTATGTAGAGTCTTTAACAGATAGCACTTCAGATAGTGGAGAGAGACTAATGGCAGTTGAAACCGATATGCGCAAATTAGGCGCTTGGGAAACAAACGAACATGAGCCGAGCCATTCTGATTCGTGGGCTATAATTGCAGAAGTTGAGCAGTTAAAAAACTCTGCTGGAAAGAATCTTATGGTACCTTCAACTGAGATCAATTTGATGGATGATTTCCTTGAAATGGAAAGGCTAGCTGCAATGCCAGATACAGAAAGTGGAAGTGGTTTTATTGTTGTAGGACATTCGTCGAACCGGCCTAATGTTGAGCATGGTTCAATGAAATCTGGAGTGGAAGCATTGGTTCAAAAGAATGCTGAATTGGAAAAGAAGCTAGAGATGGTAGAATCACATAAGCTTGAGTTAGAGACAAGTTTAATTGAGTGCCAGAAGCAGCTCGTGGTGTCAGAGAATCGAATAAAGGAAGCAGAGTTGAAGGtagaagagcttcaaactcagtTAGACCTTGTGAAAAAATCACATGAAGAAGCATGTGAAGAACTAAAAGCAAGCCAAGAGAAGAATGAGATGGCTGAGTCAAAACTGAAAGTTGCTGAAACTGAGGTGCAAgaattgatttcaaaaataaattcattGGATGAAGAGATTGAAAAGGAGAGAGCTTTATCTGCTGAGAATTTGGCCAAGTATGAAAAGTTGGTGGAAGAGATTGAAAAAGAGAGAGCTTTGTCTGCTGAGAATTTGTCCAAGTATGAGAAACTGGAGGAAGAGATTGAAAAAGAAAGAGCTTTGTCTGCTGAGAATTTGGCcaagtatgagaaattggaggaaGAGATTGAAAAAGAAAGAGCTTTGTCTGCTGAGAATTTGTCcaagtatgagaaattagaggaaGAGATTGAAAAGGAGAGAGCAATGTCTGAAAAAGAGAGAGCTTTGTCTATGGAGAATTTGGCTAAGTGTGAGAAGTTGGAGAAAGAGATATTGATTATGAAGTATGAAGATGGACTCAATCGAGACGCCGAGATACCGCACGGCGAAGGTGTTAGCAGTGAGATACAGTTAAGACAG GAGAAGGAGCTTGCATTGGCAGCTAGTAGATTTTCTGAGTGCAGGAAAACAATTGAATCACTTGGACAACAATTAAAGTCCCTTGCAACATTAGAAGATTTTCTTGTTGATTCAGATAAGCCTATGGACTTGGCTTGTGAAGCTGTTACACCAAATAATGGTGTTGAGAAGTTgaaattacataataataataataaaaacaacaaaatcaGTGATTTGAGTTTGGCCAAAAGAGATTCTGAACTATCAGTTTCAGTAATTAGTAGTCAATCTGTTAATAATGTGAAAAATCTCAGTAGTTTTGGTAGGTTCCACCCAAGAAGTAAGAGTGTCAGCAAAAGAGGAACTCATTAA
- the LOC112771095 gene encoding CBS domain-containing protein CBSCBSPB3: MSGQVSQTQSRKSRRSSSTASRKSENGGTSSKPPSPPPPQPGDGGERTVKKLRLSKALTIPDGTTVYDACRRMAARRVNAVLLTDSNALLSGILTDKDVASRVIAEGLVPEQTPVSKVMTRTPIFVTSDTLAIEALQKMVQGKFRHLPVVENGEVIAMLDITKCLYDAISRMEKAAQQGSAIAAAVEGVELQRGSNGSAASAFIETLRERMFKPSLSTIVGENSKVAIVSSSDPVQVAAKKMRELRVNSAVIANETKLQGILTSKDILMRVVAQNLAPDTTPVEKVMTSNPEHASLETTILDALHMMHDGKFLHLPVVDKDGNIAACLDVLQITTAAISLVESSSGTVNDMANSIMQKFWDSALALEPPDDYDTQSEVSGIMNSDGADTAKSTYQTVGHGNSFTFKFEDPNGRVHRVTCGAENLDELVSAIMERVSNNDRSRPVILYDDDEGDKIVIANDSDLVSAVSYARSAGLKALKLDLEFTDSAKPVTPQSAIAMTTTTATRRKTEGGMLSIRSSIFAGAVVLTSIGVVAYLKRSNQ; the protein is encoded by the exons atgagtggTCAAGTTTCTCAAACTCAATCCAGGAAGAGCAGACGCTCCTCCTCCACCGCCTCCAGAAAATCCGAGAACGGCGGAACCTCCTCCAAACCTCCGTCTCCACCTCCGCCGCAACC GGGGGATGGTGGAGAAAGGACGGTTAAGAAGTTGCGGTTGTCGAAGGCGCTGACGATTCCCGATGGGACAACTGTCTACGACGCCTGCCGGAGAATGGCAGCCCGCCGCGTTAACGCCGTCTTGCTCACTGATTCCAATGCTCTCCTCTCCGGAATTCTCACTGACAAG GATGTGGCTAGTAGAGTTATTGCGGAGGGGCTGGTGCCAGAGCAAACACCGGTCTCCAAAGTTATGACACGCACTCCTATATTTGTCACTTCTGATACACTCGCCATCGAAGCTCTTCAGAAGATGGTCCAAG GTAAATTCAGGCACTTGCCTGTTGTGGAAAATGGTGAAGTCATTGCCATGCTGGATATCACCAAATGTCTATACGATGCCATATCTAGGATGGAGAAGGCAGCTCAGCAAGGGAGTGCCATTGCAGCTGCAGTTGAGGGGGTGGAGTTGCAAAGGGGTAGTAATGGATCTG CTGCAAGTGCTTTCATAGAAACATTGAGGGAGCGCATGTTTAAGCCTTCCTTGTCAACTATAGTTGGTGAAAATTCAAA GGTTGCTATTGTATCATCATCAGATCCTGTCCAAGTAGCTGCAAAAAAGATGCGGGAGTTGCGTGTCAATTCAGCTGTGATTGCAAATGAAACCAAGCTTCAAGGGATACTTAC TTCCAAGGACATCCTTATGCGTGTTGTGGCTCAAAATCTTGCTCCTGACACCACTCCAGTAGAAAAG GTAATGACTTCAAACCCTGAACATGCATCATTAGAGACAACAATTCTTGATGCACTCCATATGATGCATGATGGGAAGTTCTTACATCTTCCAGTGGTGGACAAAG ACGGCAACATTGCTGCTTGTTTGGATGTTTTGCAAATAACAACTGCTGCAATTTCTCTG GTTGAAAGTAGCTCTGGAACTGTAAATGATATGGCAAACTCAATTATGCAAAAATTTTGGGACTCAGCTTTAGCGCTAGAGCCACCAGATGATTATGACACTCAGAG TGAAGTTTCCGGGATAATGAATTCAGATGGAGCAGATACTGCAAAGTCTACATACCAAACTGTAGGTCATGGAAAttcatttacttttaaatttgaGGATCCTAATGGTCGAGTGCATCGAGTCACCTGTG GAGCGGAAAATCTAGATGAGCTTGTATCTGCTATCATGGAAAGGGTCAGTAATAATGACAGATCACGCCCCGTAATTTTG tATGATGACGATGAAGGTGATAAAATTGTTATTGCAAACGATAGTGATCTCGTTTCTGCTGTCAgctatgctcgatctgcaggacTGAAG GCCTTGAAGTTGGATTTGGAGTTTACAGATTCAGCTAAACCCGTGACACCACAGTCTGCAATAGCCATGACCACAACCACAGCTACGAGACGGAAAACAGAAGGCGGCATGTTGTCCATTCGCTCGAGTATTTTTGCAGGTGCTGTTGTTCTAACGAGCATTGGCGTGGTGGCTTACTTGAAGCGCTCAAATCAGTGA
- the LOC112771845 gene encoding protein FAR1-RELATED SEQUENCE 5-like encodes MEEGKGRSESGPNPRVNGTSFSINDPENQRAKKLWTVDNVKAMRFKSLAAAKSFYRLYAAATGFEVQKQGSFRGVGGQVIMRRWVCNRGGCCKKKKNLEKAKHSIRADCPAAFCVSLGYASRRWLVREFVAEHTHELGFKLFPQIYQPIEVEDYLTSLKDSSTSYRSYITIEDAEAAISYLTEKKDSEPRLFYEVNYVNASLARIFFADSMAQLDCSCFGDVVAVYRTNSSDLHFVILFSLNHHHQTTILGCAILGEETVEAYTWMFQKFLDLMQGCMPLSIVTDGNKALGEAIKSVLPESRHRLCTWHLEKIASSIVDNPSFLADFKALMLDFLSLNDFELKWKAMVDNYKLSENPWILEMYRKRHEWAETYLRGHFWAGLRSTKVCQVLDGNLSRLSLHELKLNQVLSLYDSVVMKIRINEGKADYDSKYSKFAPSTSLVKMEKQAFDIFTRESYQRFLSEMQMEMHLVALEIDYDDPPCRKYKLAKIDHEDLAYEVMFNPCGLTIECSCLKFETFGFPCSHIFHVLKSEGFKDVPHNLMHQRWTKSAKSTAQFWRNYLPPVSVDVVAGMMSYGRVVCSSSPMLYLGTQSEEAFKIVSSCFVKLKGELDRQENSVLDVQDNKDTSSSSDWKIEQSGLSDYINYPYFEYVRVIDMIFFLFSFLFLSHISDL; translated from the coding sequence ATGGAAGAAGGGAAGGGAAGAAGCGAGAGCGGTCCAAATCCAAGAGTTAACGGTACTAGTTTCTCTATTAACGATCCGGAAAATCAAAGAGCAAAGAAATTGTGGACAGTTGATAATGTGAAGGCAATGCGGTTCAAATCGTTAGCGGCTGCGAAATCATTCTACAGGTTGTATGCTGCGGCCACAGGGTTTGAGGTTCAAAAGCAAGGCAGTTTTCGGGGCGTGGGCGGTCAAGTCATCATGAGAAGATGGGTTTGTAACAGAGGAGGTTGttgtaagaagaagaagaatctagaAAAGGCTAAGCACTCAATTCGAGCCGATTGTCCTGCTGCGTTCTGCGTTAGCTTGGGCTATGCTAGTCGCAGGTGGTTGGTAAGGGAGTTTGTGGCCGAGCATACACACGAGTTGGGATTCAAATTATTCCCCCAAATTTATCAACCTATTGAAGTAGAAGATTATTTAACAAGTCTAAAGGATTCAAGCACTTCCTACAGATCTTATATCACAATTGAGGATGCAGAAGCTGCAATTTCTTATTTAACAGAGAAGAAGGATTCAGAGCCTCGGCTTTTCTATGAAGTAAACTATGTCAATGCTAGTTTAGCTCGGATTTTCTTTGCAGACTCTATGGCTCAGTTGGATTGTTCATGCTTTGGGGACGTGGTTGCAGTTTATAGGACTAATTCAAGTGATCTGCACTTTGTCATATTGTTTAGTCTcaaccatcatcatcaaacaACTATACTTGGATGCGCAATCCTCGGCGAAGAAACTGTTGAGGCATACACATGGatgtttcaaaaatttcttgatctaatgcagGGTTGCATGCCATTATCTATTGTGACTGATGGTAACAAAGCTTTAGGTGAAGCTATTAAGTCTGTGTTGCCAGAATCACGCCATCGCCTATGTACATGGCATCTTGAGAAAATTGCTTCTTCTATTGTTGATAATCCATCCTTTCTAGCTGATTTCAAAGCGTTGATGCTGGATTTTCTTTCGCTGAATGATTTTGAGCTGAAATGGAAGGCAATGGTTGATAATTACAAATTATCTGAAAATCCATGGATACTGGAGATGTATAGGAAACGTCATGAGTGGGCAGAGACTTATTTGAGGGGACATTTCTGGGCCGGACTGCGAAGCACAAaagtatgccaagttcttgatgGAAATCTGAGCAGGCTTTCACTACATGAACTAAAACTCAATCAAGTTCTCAGTCTGTATGACAGTGTTGTTATGAAAATCCGGATCAACGAGGGGAAGGCTGATTATGATTCTAAATATTCAAAATTCGCTCCCTCAACCTCTCTTGTGAAAATGGAGAAACAGGCTTTTGATATATTTACAAGAGAGTCTTATCAAAGGTTTCTTTCAGAGATGCAGATGGAGATGCATCTGGTTGCTTTAGAAATAGATTATGATGATCCACCCTGCCGCAAATATAAATTGGCGAAAATTGATCATGAGGACTTAGCATATGAAGTTATGTTCAATCCTTGTGGTCTAACTATTGAATGCTCATGCTTGAAGTTTGAGACATTTGGATTCCCTTGCAGTCATATCTTTCATGTATTGAAATCTGAGGGATTCAAAGACGTACCTCATAATCTCATGCACCAAAGATGGACAAAATCAGCAAAGTCAACAGCCCAATTTTGGAGGAATTACTTGCCTCCGGTGTCTGTTGATGTTGTCGCCGGAATGATGAGTTATGGTAGGGTGGTGTGTTCCTCTTCCCCAATGCTTTACTTGGGAACACAGTCAGAGGAGGCCTTTAAGATTGTGTCCAGCTGCTTTGTGAAGCTGAAGGGTGAATTGGATAGACAGGAAAATAGTGTTCTTGATGTGCAAGATAACAAGGATACTTCTTCATCATCAGATTGGAAAATTGAACAAAGTGGATTATCGGATTACATTAACTATCCATACTTTGAGTATGTACGAGTAATCGATatgatttttttcttgttttcttttctttttctgtcACATATTTCTGACTTGTAG